One genomic segment of Mytilus trossulus isolate FHL-02 chromosome 4, PNRI_Mtr1.1.1.hap1, whole genome shotgun sequence includes these proteins:
- the LOC134714842 gene encoding uncharacterized protein LOC134714842 isoform X1, protein MERKTDDDLEHSREQMGQNTAERMTQAKHMGSDYNDETTRDVPGYTDLARTRWSEQDNVGYDTLQDQNNGYTELRKPISTKDQYDTLGECYAYDYSTVSDSSTNTKAINADRKDDVDCSTDRENISETSGHKYIDIGKNIPKHYNEQLHISTGNKHSLDASESGIRKQKSVESINEPDYSYVRGFKDRQNETKHVQGVVQNLNRDFDPPSQDNDIHQDMQREDFVGEMANKSNITPAVMPRARLIGVAIVVLAVFVACLVLVISIQKAPQNNCNSSDKGFHPPSLTLTGFHPQPLTLTGDCYHTTSTQYFGTLNYTVSGRACQNWNKDAPHVRIFRPDRDEDKTTNYCRDISHYKHGTPWCYTEDPDFRWEFCPVFKCNACTMPPKAEPGTTVSYNITFGVVAATYTCQSFKPGVSFPHCPISTCSNGNKWLKFNTSCSVEDRYLNSTEYNGKVSCTVSGTPCKIWNIQRSLLPINSDDHVTNYCRDPDGKGQPWCYVDYHKTASKIWEFCYVPRR, encoded by the exons ATGGAACGGAAAACTGACGATGACTTGGAACATTCTAGAGAACAAATGGGTCAGAATACTGCCGAACGGATGACACAGGCCAAACACATGGGAAGTGACTATAATGATGAAACGACACGAGATGTTCCTGGCTATACAGATCTTGCGAGAACAAGGTGGTCTGAACAGGACAATGTTGGATATGACACACTACAAGATCAAAATAATGGATATACAGAATTAAGGAAACCCATTTCCACAAAAGATCAATATGATACACTCGGGGAATGCTATGCATACGactacagtactgtttcagATTCATCAACAAACACTAAAGCTATAAATGCAGATAGGAAAGACGACGTCGACTGTTCTACAGATCGCGAGAACATATCAGAAACATCTGGGCACAAATATATAGATATCGGTAAAAATATTCCGAAACACTATAATGAACAGCTGCACATTTCTACTGGAAACAAGCATAGCTTAGATGCTTCAGAATCTGGAATCAGAAAACAAAAATCCGTAGAAAGTATCAACGAACCCGATTACTCTTATGTAAGAGGATTTAAAGATCGTCAGAATGAAACCAAGCATGTTCAAGGTGtggttcaaaatttaaacaGAGATTTCGATCCTCCAAGTCAAGATAATGATATTCACCAGGATATGCAGAGGGAAGATTTTGTTGGTGAAATGGCAAATAAAAGCAACATCACACCGGCTGTAATGCCAAGGGCTCGGCTTATTGGTGTAGCTATTGTCGTCCTTGCAGTGTTTGTTGCTTGTTTAGTCTTAGTTATATCTATACAGAAAGCACCGCAAAACAACTGTAACTCTTCAGATAAAG GCTTTCACCCACCGTCGTTAACATTAACAG GCTTTCACCCACAGCCGTTAACATTAACAG GGGATTGCTATCACACTACCAGCACCCAGTATTTTGGAACACTTAATTATACAGTAAGCGGTAGGGCTTGTCAGAATTGGAATAAAGACGCTCCTCATGTAAGAATATTTAGACCTGATAGAGACGAGGACAAGACCACAAACTATTGTAGGGACATCAGTCATTACAAACATGGTACACCCTGGTGTTATACAGAGGACCCTGATTTCCGCTGGGAATTTTGTCCCGTATTCAAAT GTAATGCCTGTACGATGCCGCCAAAGGCCGAACCTGGAACAACAGTAAGTTATAATATAACATTTGGAGTTGTAGCTGCCACATACACATGCCAATCTTTTAAGCCAGGAGTTTCATTTCCTCATTGTCCGATATCTACATGTAGCAATGGTAACAAATGGCTGAAGTTCAACACATCTTGTTCTG TTGAAGATCGGTATCTTAATAGCACTGAATACAACGGGAAAGTGTCCTGTACAGTTAGTGGAACACCATGTAAGATTTGGAATATTCAACGTTCTCTTTTACCTATCAACTCCGATGATCATGTTACAAATTACTGCAGGGATCCAGACGGAAAAGGACAGCCATGGTGTTACGTAGATTATCACAAAACTGCTTCTAAAATATGGGAATTTTGTTATGTTCCAAGGAGATGA
- the LOC134713796 gene encoding uncharacterized protein LOC134713796, with product MDANEQDVIKEMLPRIVEDFDPLYILPCLYKLLPTQVCSKLRTLRNRQEKVYYFIENALNYLTLDDVYKVFSYQDAYTFLIDEIQRKIQRSKKDEVHYAIKIKLFTKDRRQLVEFRHRLKIYSLTGNQISFNREVNDVVRKWTDKSYSEKLMGKERVKLADRYFFVRDAQCENMRLKYERNLLCTDVLSEIKKVNPFTSNPVLVSMMYLARKGSAMIMSDPALREKVYKKYIETAEHYVDHLPACRETGLVFYIKYNFLCLEYEQTRDSRLKPILFATAEKAIDHFCREYQKVASDFHNIFFIKLVHLHLGIGVLGNNIDGASITSRDIESAEELLSKLNDVELSDRWKLGLYIAKSKIFLINKDFQNSLKFAYKAFKHALQGSFKREIMVTAETIHTLSYKKYWIINNFDEVNGYHDINSGYFVYVLVCENINIMTYFVFVMLMIFFFIFCDY from the coding sequence ATGGACGCCAATGAACAGGATGTTATTAAGGAAATGTTACCACGTATTGTTGAGGATTTTGATCCCCTTTATATTTTGCCGTGCTTATACAAGCTTTTGCCAACACAAGTTTGCTCAAAACTTAGAACATTGCGTAATAGACAAGAAAAAGTGtattattttatagaaaatgctCTTAACTATCTGACTTTAGATGATGTTTACAAGGTTTTCTCGTATCAAGATGCGTACACATTTCTCATTGACgaaatacaaagaaaaattcaaagaagCAAGAAAGATGAGGTTCACTATGccattaaaattaaacttttcacAAAAGATCGACGACAACTAGTGGAATTTAGACATCGgcttaaaatatattctttgaCAGGGAACCAAATATCATTTAACAGAGAAGTAAACGATGTTGTAAGAAAATGGACAGACAAATCGTACAGCGAAAAATTAATGGGAAAAGAGCGAGTTAAGCTTGCAGATAGATATTTCTTTGTAAGGGATGCACAGTGCGAAAATATGAGATTGAAATATGAGCGAAATCTTCTTTGTACAGATGTTCTCTCCGAAATTAAAAAGGTGAATCCATTCACATCAAATCCAGTTCTGGTATCAATGATGTACTTAGCACGAAAAGGTTCTGCCATGATAATGTCAGATCCAGCTCTTCGAGAAAAagtatataagaaatatatagaaacaGCAGAACATTATGTTGACCATTTACCGGCTTGTCGTGAAACCGGACTTGTATTTTATATCAAGTATAACTTTTTGTGCTTAGAGTATGAGCAAACACGTGACAGTAGGTTAAAACCGATTTTGTTTGCTACTGCAGAAAAAGCTATTGATCATTTTTGTAGGGAGTATCAAAAAGTTGCATCAGATTtccataatatattttttatcaaacttgtTCATCTTCATTTAGGAATAGGTGTTTTGGGGAATAATATAGACGGTGCTTCAATAACTAGTAGAGACATTGAGAGTGCTGAAGAATTGTTATCCAAGCTAAATGATGTAGAACTTTCTGACCGTTGGAAATTGGGTCTCTATATTGCGAAATCAAAAATTTTCTTGATAAATAAAGACTTTCAAAATTCTCTAAAGTTTGCTTACAAGGCATTCAAACATGCTTTACAGGGGAGCTTTAAACGAGAAATTATGGTGACAGCAgaaacaatacacacattaagttacaaaaagtattggataattaataattttgacgaagttaATGGTTATCATGATATTAATAGTGGAtactttgtttatgttttagttTGTGAAAACATTAACATCATGACATATTTTGTCTTTGTGATGTTAatgatctttttctttattttctgcGATTATTAG
- the LOC134714842 gene encoding uncharacterized protein LOC134714842 isoform X2: protein MERKTDDDLEHSREQMGQNTAERMTQAKHMGSDYNDETTRDVPGYTDLARTRWSEQDNVGYDTLQDQNNGYTELRKPISTKDQYDTLGECYAYDYSTVSDSSTNTKAINADRKDDVDCSTDRENISETSGHKYIDIGKNIPKHYNEQLHISTGNKHSLDASESGIRKQKSVESINEPDYSYVRGFKDRQNETKHVQGVVQNLNRDFDPPSQDNDIHQDMQREDFVGEMANKSNITPAVMPRARLIGVAIVVLAVFVACLVLVISIQKAPQNNCNSSDKGFHPQPLTLTGDCYHTTSTQYFGTLNYTVSGRACQNWNKDAPHVRIFRPDRDEDKTTNYCRDISHYKHGTPWCYTEDPDFRWEFCPVFKCNACTMPPKAEPGTTVSYNITFGVVAATYTCQSFKPGVSFPHCPISTCSNGNKWLKFNTSCSVEDRYLNSTEYNGKVSCTVSGTPCKIWNIQRSLLPINSDDHVTNYCRDPDGKGQPWCYVDYHKTASKIWEFCYVPRR, encoded by the exons ATGGAACGGAAAACTGACGATGACTTGGAACATTCTAGAGAACAAATGGGTCAGAATACTGCCGAACGGATGACACAGGCCAAACACATGGGAAGTGACTATAATGATGAAACGACACGAGATGTTCCTGGCTATACAGATCTTGCGAGAACAAGGTGGTCTGAACAGGACAATGTTGGATATGACACACTACAAGATCAAAATAATGGATATACAGAATTAAGGAAACCCATTTCCACAAAAGATCAATATGATACACTCGGGGAATGCTATGCATACGactacagtactgtttcagATTCATCAACAAACACTAAAGCTATAAATGCAGATAGGAAAGACGACGTCGACTGTTCTACAGATCGCGAGAACATATCAGAAACATCTGGGCACAAATATATAGATATCGGTAAAAATATTCCGAAACACTATAATGAACAGCTGCACATTTCTACTGGAAACAAGCATAGCTTAGATGCTTCAGAATCTGGAATCAGAAAACAAAAATCCGTAGAAAGTATCAACGAACCCGATTACTCTTATGTAAGAGGATTTAAAGATCGTCAGAATGAAACCAAGCATGTTCAAGGTGtggttcaaaatttaaacaGAGATTTCGATCCTCCAAGTCAAGATAATGATATTCACCAGGATATGCAGAGGGAAGATTTTGTTGGTGAAATGGCAAATAAAAGCAACATCACACCGGCTGTAATGCCAAGGGCTCGGCTTATTGGTGTAGCTATTGTCGTCCTTGCAGTGTTTGTTGCTTGTTTAGTCTTAGTTATATCTATACAGAAAGCACCGCAAAACAACTGTAACTCTTCAGATAAAG GCTTTCACCCACAGCCGTTAACATTAACAG GGGATTGCTATCACACTACCAGCACCCAGTATTTTGGAACACTTAATTATACAGTAAGCGGTAGGGCTTGTCAGAATTGGAATAAAGACGCTCCTCATGTAAGAATATTTAGACCTGATAGAGACGAGGACAAGACCACAAACTATTGTAGGGACATCAGTCATTACAAACATGGTACACCCTGGTGTTATACAGAGGACCCTGATTTCCGCTGGGAATTTTGTCCCGTATTCAAAT GTAATGCCTGTACGATGCCGCCAAAGGCCGAACCTGGAACAACAGTAAGTTATAATATAACATTTGGAGTTGTAGCTGCCACATACACATGCCAATCTTTTAAGCCAGGAGTTTCATTTCCTCATTGTCCGATATCTACATGTAGCAATGGTAACAAATGGCTGAAGTTCAACACATCTTGTTCTG TTGAAGATCGGTATCTTAATAGCACTGAATACAACGGGAAAGTGTCCTGTACAGTTAGTGGAACACCATGTAAGATTTGGAATATTCAACGTTCTCTTTTACCTATCAACTCCGATGATCATGTTACAAATTACTGCAGGGATCCAGACGGAAAAGGACAGCCATGGTGTTACGTAGATTATCACAAAACTGCTTCTAAAATATGGGAATTTTGTTATGTTCCAAGGAGATGA
- the LOC134714842 gene encoding uncharacterized protein LOC134714842 isoform X3, protein MERKTDDDLEHSREQMGQNTAERMTQAKHMGSDYNDETTRDVPGYTDLARTRWSEQDNVGYDTLQDQNNGYTELRKPISTKDQYDTLGECYAYDYSTVSDSSTNTKAINADRKDDVDCSTDRENISETSGHKYIDIGKNIPKHYNEQLHISTGNKHSLDASESGIRKQKSVESINEPDYSYVRGFKDRQNETKHVQGVVQNLNRDFDPPSQDNDIHQDMQREDFVGEMANKSNITPAVMPRARLIGVAIVVLAVFVACLVLVISIQKAPQNNCNSSDKGFHPPSLTLTGFHPQPLTLTGDCYHTTSTQYFGTLNYTVSGRACQNWNKDAPHVRIFRPDRDEDKTTNYCRDISHYKHGTPWCYTEDPDFRWEFCPVFKCNACTMPPKAEPGTTLKIGILIALNTTGKCPVQLVEHHVRFGIFNVLFYLSTPMIMLQITAGIQTEKDSHGVT, encoded by the exons ATGGAACGGAAAACTGACGATGACTTGGAACATTCTAGAGAACAAATGGGTCAGAATACTGCCGAACGGATGACACAGGCCAAACACATGGGAAGTGACTATAATGATGAAACGACACGAGATGTTCCTGGCTATACAGATCTTGCGAGAACAAGGTGGTCTGAACAGGACAATGTTGGATATGACACACTACAAGATCAAAATAATGGATATACAGAATTAAGGAAACCCATTTCCACAAAAGATCAATATGATACACTCGGGGAATGCTATGCATACGactacagtactgtttcagATTCATCAACAAACACTAAAGCTATAAATGCAGATAGGAAAGACGACGTCGACTGTTCTACAGATCGCGAGAACATATCAGAAACATCTGGGCACAAATATATAGATATCGGTAAAAATATTCCGAAACACTATAATGAACAGCTGCACATTTCTACTGGAAACAAGCATAGCTTAGATGCTTCAGAATCTGGAATCAGAAAACAAAAATCCGTAGAAAGTATCAACGAACCCGATTACTCTTATGTAAGAGGATTTAAAGATCGTCAGAATGAAACCAAGCATGTTCAAGGTGtggttcaaaatttaaacaGAGATTTCGATCCTCCAAGTCAAGATAATGATATTCACCAGGATATGCAGAGGGAAGATTTTGTTGGTGAAATGGCAAATAAAAGCAACATCACACCGGCTGTAATGCCAAGGGCTCGGCTTATTGGTGTAGCTATTGTCGTCCTTGCAGTGTTTGTTGCTTGTTTAGTCTTAGTTATATCTATACAGAAAGCACCGCAAAACAACTGTAACTCTTCAGATAAAG GCTTTCACCCACCGTCGTTAACATTAACAG GCTTTCACCCACAGCCGTTAACATTAACAG GGGATTGCTATCACACTACCAGCACCCAGTATTTTGGAACACTTAATTATACAGTAAGCGGTAGGGCTTGTCAGAATTGGAATAAAGACGCTCCTCATGTAAGAATATTTAGACCTGATAGAGACGAGGACAAGACCACAAACTATTGTAGGGACATCAGTCATTACAAACATGGTACACCCTGGTGTTATACAGAGGACCCTGATTTCCGCTGGGAATTTTGTCCCGTATTCAAAT GTAATGCCTGTACGATGCCGCCAAAGGCCGAACCTGGAACAACA TTGAAGATCGGTATCTTAATAGCACTGAATACAACGGGAAAGTGTCCTGTACAGTTAGTGGAACACCATGTAAGATTTGGAATATTCAACGTTCTCTTTTACCTATCAACTCCGATGATCATGTTACAAATTACTGCAGGGATCCAGACGGAAAAGGACAGCCATGGTGTTACGTAG